CCATTTCCTCTTCGAAGTACGTCAGGGTCTTGTCGCGCACCGAACGCAAGCCGGACGTCATCATGAACAGAGAACCTTGCCCCTGCTGGTAAATCGAAAGCTTTTTGGCGCTGATGATCTCGGTCCCCGAGGTCAGGCGCGAATCGGCAATTCCAACGATTCCTTCCTGGACGATCATGCCCAGACAATATGTCATGCCTGTCTCCCGCCGGGATTCTGCGCCATAGCGGGAACAGGCTGCAAGGCAAAAAACGCATTGTGGATGGCTTCGCCCGTCAGGTTGAGCCGGATCTGAATGTCGTCGAGAAACTCATGCAGGCCGCCGCTGATGATTTCGCGCACCTGAACATAATTCATTTCGGCGCACAGCCTTCCAAGTTGCTGCTCGGCCGGATTGCCGAAGGTTCCCATCGGCGTGCCGGAAATGATATGCAGCGAAGCCTCGGCCGAAACGACACAGCGGTGAATCGCGCGGGGAAACTCCAGGTCCAGCACCAAAAACTCGACGATGCGATCGGGCGAAATCTGCTGATAGCGCTTTCGATACATCTCGAAAGCGCTCGTGGATCGCAGGACCGCCGCCCACATGATGTCGTCATAGGGCGTTCCAATGGCATCCAGCGAAGGCAGGAGGAGGTAATACTTCGTGTCGAGGATCCGCGATGTTTTATCGGCCCGCTCGATCAGGCGGCCGAGCCGGGAGAAGTGCCAGCCCTCGTTATGGGACATCGTCGCGTAGAGCGTGCCCAGAAAAAGATGGCTCGCATTAATGACCTCCGAAAAAAAATCCTGGCTCGGCTCGAAGCCGCTCGCCGCGGACTGAGCGCCGGCCTGAGTTGCGAAGTAGAAGCGGTTGATCTGCTCCCACGTTTCCAGGGTGATGTATTGGCGCGCGATGCGCGCATTCTCGCGGGCGGCCGCTATTGAAGAGAGGATCGAGTTTGGATTCCGCGTATCGAACGTCAGGAAGTGAATGACATTGCGCTTCGATGCGCGCTCGTAATGCTCGGCGAAGAGCGTTTCATCTCCGGTCGTACTGATCAGCGGACTCCATTGTTCCTGATATCCTCCCGGAAGATCCAGGCTCAGCCAGGTATTGACATCGATAAAGCGCGCGACGTTTTCGGCCCGCTCGACGTAGCGTGCCATCCAGTAAAGACAATTCGCCAGCCGGCTCAGCATGAAAGAACCCACGTATCTTTGCTGCCGCCGCCCTGGGAAGAGTTCACCACCAGAGAACCTTTCTTCAAAGCCACGCGCGTAAGTCCTCCTGGAAGAACAAATGTGTCCGTTCCATAAAGGACATAGGGCCGCAGATCCACGTGACGGCCTTCGAAGTGATCGTCCACAATCACGGGGACCCGCGAGAGCGCCAGCGTCGGCTGGGCGATATAGTTGCGCGGATCGGCCGTGATGGCGTGCTTGAATTTCTCGCGCTGCTCTGCAGTCGAATGCGGACCGACGAGCATGCCGTAACCTCCCGACTCATTCGCCGCTTTCACGACAAACTTGTCGAGATTCTCGAGGACGTGCTTGCGCTCGGCGTCATCCCAGCACACATAGGTCGGCACGTTGGGGAGAATCGGATCTTCGCCGAGGTAATACTTAATGATCTTCGGAACGTAGGCATAAACGACCTTGTCGTCCGCGATACCTGTCCCCGGCGCATTGGCAAGAGCCACGCGGCCGGCGCGGTAGACGTCCATGATGCCGGCGACACCCAGCATGGAATCCGGCCGGAAGGTGTGCGGATCGAGGAAATCGTCGTCAATCCGGCGATAGATCACGTCCACCCGTTCGAACCCCTTCGTCGTCCGCATCATGACGTAACCGTTCATGACGACAAGGTCGCGGCCCTCGACCAGCTCAATTCCCATGAACTTTGCGAGAAAAGCGTGCTCAAAGTACGCCGAATTGTAGATACCGGGAGTCAGCAGAGCCACCGTCGGAGACGTGATGCCCTGCGGAGCAATGTCCTGAAGGGTCTTCAAAAGATGGCTCGGATAATCTCCGACGGGACGTACGTTACTGTGGTCGAAAATCTTCGGAAACGTCCGCTTCATGATCTCGCGATTCTGCAGAACGTACGAAACACCGGACGGACAACGCAGGTTGTCTTCAAGGACGTAGTACTTTCCGTCCTTGTCGCGGACAAGATCGGTGCCCGTAATATGACACCACGCACCTTGTGGCGGCTTCAATCCGATGCAGGCCTGGCGAAACGACTTCGCCGTGAGGATCAGGTCCGGCGGAATCGCGCCGTCCTTCAGGATCTTCTGCTCGCCGTAGATATCACTTATAAAAATGTTCAACGCATGGACGCGCTGGCGCAGTCCCTGGTCGATTTGAGACCATTCGCCGGCCGTAATGATCCGTGGAATGATGTCGAACGGAAAGATTTTCTCGGTGCCGGCCTGGTCGCCGTAAACATTAAACGTGATACCCATCCGGAACAATGCCTGTTCCGCCGCCTGCTGGTAGCGGCGGAGTTCGGCATCGCCTACGGACGTGATGCGCTCGAACAGCAGACGGGCGTACGACCGGGGACTTCCGTCTCCGTCGAACATTTCGTCATGAAAGCCTTCCGTCGAATATCCTTCAAACAGCATAACTACAGGTTAGTGGAGAATTCGTATTTTAGCGTGAACTGTGTTGAAAACCGGCAGTGGTTCAGAACCGCGACGTTGCGGAGGGGAGCATTCGGATCGACTGTGCTCGGGAAAGATTATCGTTTTCGGGTTCGCGGCAGTCAAGAGTGAACGAACAGCAAATCGGCGCGCCCTGCGTGGCGCACCAAAAAAAAGGGCCGTGGAGATAAATCCACGGGCCGAATCGAGAACCCCGGCAACTCTGCGACCGGTTAGATTCTTCCAGCGTACATTCTGCGTTTTTCGCAGAGAAGTTTTCCGTCAAGCAGCGAGTTTCATATGGGTAATATTGCGCCAACCATGCCAATTAAGCGCTCACTCGTGCCGCAACGCCGTCATCGGATCGATCCGTGCTGCATTTCGCGCCGGCAGATACCCTGCCAACAGGACAGCGGCGACCAACGTCACCACGGCTCCGGCAAGCGCGAGCGGGTCGTTCGGCTGTATTCCGAAAAGGAACGATCGGACGATCCGGGATCCGGCAAGCGACGCCGGGATGCTGATTGCGAGGCCGATGGCAGCCAGGAGCAGGACCTCGCGGACGATCATCCATACCACTCGCTGCCGTTGAGCGCCCAAGGCCATTCGGATTCCGATTTCATTCGTCCGGCGCGCGACGTTATAGGACATGCTGCCATATAACCCGACCGCGGCGATCGTCAGCGCCAGCAATCCAAACAGCGTGCAAAGCCGCGAAAACGTGACTTCCTGGCCGATCGTTTGATCAATTCGAGCGCTCTGCGTTGTCAAACGTCCGATCGGTATCCGGTTATCCGCGCGGCGAACGGTCTCGCGTACGGTGTCGGCATACGCGAGCGGATTTCCGGCGGTGCGGAGTTCATAAACCATCTGCTGGACCGGCCCCCAGACGCCCTGAGCGTATGCCGGGAAAACGGTCGGCGGCACGGCTCTCTTGACTGAACCATAAAGCGTGTCTCCACAGACGCCGACGATTTCCATGTCGCGATGATCGGGACCAAAGCGCATCGAAATATGCCGGCCGATCGGGTTTTGCCCCGCCAGATTGTCCTTTACAAACTTCTCGTTCACCAGGGCTACCAATGGGCGGCCCTGCCGGTCCGTGTCTTCAATAGCGCGACCCAGCAGGATGGGAATCTGCATCGTCGAAAAAAAGTCCGTTCCGGCCGGCAGAATCCGGCAGCAATCCTTCGGCTCGGGTCCGCCGGAGATCTGCACTGGTATCGAGCCCGTGCCGTCGCCAATCAAGGAGCGCCATGAAAGACCCGCGCTCTGTACACCGGGAATAGCAGCCAATTGCGCGCGAAGGTTGTCATAAAAATCGATGATCTCCGGATCATTGTGCCCGGCCTGCCGCGCGTTTACGCTGAAGGTCAGCACGTTGTCGCGATTGAAACCAAGCTGAATGGCCTCGAGACTCGAGAGCGTGCGGAGAAATAATCCGGCTGCAATCAGGATCACCAGGGTCAGTGTTATCTGCAAAACGATCAGCGCCCGGCTCAAGCCGAGGCGCCCGAATGCGCGGCCGCGCACTTCTCCTGTCCGTGTCTTTTTCAAAGCGGGAAAGACGTCTACTCGAGCCAACCGCATCGCTGGAGCCAACCCAAACACTACACCGGACAATAAAGAAAGCAGCGCCACGACACTCAGGACGTGCCAATTCAATTCCGCATGCAGCGTAAAGTCTTCCTGTCCATTCGCCAGAAGCATCGTCAAAAAGCGAATTCCCCAAACGGCAAATGCCACACCCAGCGCGCCGCCGAACCCGGCGAGAAGCAGACTTTCCGTCAACAATTGCCGGATCACCCGCAGACGGCCCGCTCCAATACTCAACCTTACGGCGATTTCGCGTTTTCGAGCGGCCGCCCGTGCGAGCAAGAGGTTGGCTATATTCGCGCACGCGATCGCCAGGATGAGACCGACAAGACTGAGTAAGATATACAACGGCTTCGAGTAGAGGCGCTTGAGCCCGTCGAGTCCGCCGCCACTATCCATCACCAGAAGTGAAGGCAGATCGTCCGGCGGCCCGGCGTTCTCCTTGGTTCTTTGCCATTCAGCAAAGCGAGGCGCGATTGCGGCTTGCGCCTGACTGGCGCGGACTCCCGGCCGGAGTCGCGCCATGATATTGATCCAGTCGTTGTTAGGATCCGCATACCAGCCGGCAACGGGGTGAAAGTTATCGGACTCCAGAAGAAGGTTGCTGTGCATGGGCAGATAAACATCCGGAATCACCTGGGGATCGACACCGAAGAATTGCGGGGGTGCGATTCCAACCAGCGTGAAAGGTTTGTTGTCGATCAGAATCGACTGGCCGACCAGACCTGCCGGATCGCCAAAATGGTTGCGAGCCCAGTTAAATCCGGCGACAGCAACCGGACTTGCGCCGTCCCGATCGTCGTCCGGAAAAAGCATGCGGCCTGCGGCCGGAGCCACGCCGAGTGCGCGGAAGTACTCGCCGGAGACGTATTCTCCGCCGGCAAGAGCGCCATGCCCGCCATACGCAACCGTCAACTGCCCGCTTCCTTGAAAACCAAAAACACTGGAAAACACCGAACTGCTATTGCGAATGATCTCGAAAGCGGGATAGGCAAAAACACCATTGATGAATTCGCCATTGTCGTTGATATAGCTGGAGTCATGACGGTTCGTTCCGTGGAATTGAGGGCTGTGCGTCCGCCAACCGACTTCGGCCAGAGATGCGGGATCGGAAACCGGGAGCGACCGCAGGAGAATCGAATCCATGAAACTGAAAATCGCCGTGTTCGCGCCGATTCCCAATGCCAGTGACAGGACAACCAGTGTGCTGAACGTCTTGTTGGCAGCCATCGTCCGCCAGGCGTACCGGATGTCCTGCAAGAACTGTTCGATGAAAGGCCATGTCCACGCGGCGCGCGCATCTTCCTTGACTAATGCGTCATTGCCGAAGTCCCGCCGCGCCTTCAGCCGAGCCTCGTCTGCCGAAAGACCGCCGTCGCGGTTCTCTACGGTTTCCTCGTCCAGGTGAAACTGCAACTCTTCCTCTAATTCGCTCTCTTTGCGCGACTGGCTGAACAAGTTCGCTAATTTGCGGAAGAATGCCGTCATCTTCCCTCCTAGTCTGCGGGATCCAGCACGAGCCGCATCGCCCGGACCAGCGATTCCCACTTCGACTGTTCGGCAGCGAGTTCCTTCCGGCCTCGCGCCGTGAGCTTGTAATACCGGGCGCGTTTGCCCTTCTCCGAGAGTTCCCAGGAAGCCGAGATCCAACCCTTGGCTTCCAGCCGGTGAAGCGCCGGATAGAGCGAGCCGCTTTCCACCTGCAGCATGTCTTCGGATGTCCGCTGGATGTGCTTTGCGATTGCATGTCCGTGATTCGGGCCCGGCAGCAGAGTGCGTAGTATCAGCAATTCAAGCGTGCCCTGTAAAAGATCGACGCGTGGAGTATCCTTCGTCATTGTGTAAGCAGTCTACTCAATATTGCGTAGTCTGTCTACTATGGAATCGGTCAGCACAGGCGCAGCAGCGGGATGGGCCCATAGCCGGATCAGGTCCGGGAACGTAGGGGGGTGCGTTAAGCGCGGGCCTGACAAATAATGCGCTCGGCCGAGCTAGTGCAAAGAGAACGGCCTGCGAGGAAAGGTCCGCCCCCTTTCGGGCTCGTTTGATTCAAATCCCGACAACAACGACGGTCGGAAAGTGGCGGCTGAGGCGTTCCAGGTCAGCTGTATCCGCGGTGTAAACAACACCGCCACCGCGCAACGCGGCCGATGCCATGACAACGGCGTCCGCCAGAGTCGAGCCCTTTACGCGGCCAAGGGCCTCGCCGGCAGCCCGGCACAATGTCGGCGGCATGTCTTCAACCATAACGGCCGCAAGAAGTTCCTCACGAACATCTGTCTTCCCGCGCCACCATTCCGTATAAACCACCGCAGGCACCACGGGAAGAAACCCGCGCCGGACGATATGCCGGAAAATCTGCATCGGGCGCTGCTTGCGGCGCTCCAGTGCAACGAGCATCCCGGTGTCGAATGTAAACGTCACGACCGGCCGCGACGCCCTTTCCTTTCGCGATGCCCGCCGCGCCACTCGGCCTCGATGGCCGCAATATCTTCCTCTGTCACCGGCGGGACACCGTACTTCTCGAAGAAAGCTTCCGCGGCGGCGAATTTCGCCTCTCGAGCGGCAATCTCTGCCAGGAAAGCCGAAACGTTCCCGCGATGTCTTCGCAAAGAGAGCGCTTTGAGGTTGGCGATTGTGGCGTCGTCAAGCGAAAAGCTCGTCGTCCTTGTTTTCCCTGCGCGCATAAAGGAAGTGTAGCACAGTAATGGCAATGCATTAGAAGCTGCGGAATTCGCGCCTGCTGAACGTAGGAGATTCAAGCCTTCGGCGAGTAGTACGAACGCCTGCGGAGCCCTTGGCCGATCCGTGGATGGGCCCGATGGACGGGTCACGGCTTCGGAGTCTCGGTTTCCGGCCTGAGGTTCCGTTGCGCGCCGGTGAAGCGGATTCGGTTCACGACGGAGTGCTGCGATGAGCCAAGTCCTACCCAGGCAGTCAAAACTGGCGCTGCGCGCGCCATGCGTGGCGCACCAAAAAAAAGGCCCGTGGATATAAATCCACGGGCCGAATCGAAACCCCCGGCAACTCTGCGACCGGTTAGGCGCAGATAAACGTCGTCGGAGTGCTCCAATCATTGAATCCCAACTTACCCAACGCGTGAACCTGGAACTGGTACGTTCCAGCCGGCGTCAAGCCAGTCAGGATGAGTTTGCGAGGGCTGATCAGCGTGAGCGTGGTCCAGGGACCCGGCGCTCCGCCGTTCGCCACCAGGGCATAACGGAGTTCGTAAGCGATTGCTCCACTCAGAGCAGCAATCTTTACGGCAATCTCTCCGCTATTTGGACCGCGATCGATCCATTGGAAGCTCGAATCTGCCAGCGGCTGCGGCGCAGTCTTAGTTCTGACAACTGCGATGAAACCACTGGTATTGAAGATTGCGGCATCGTCGTTGCACGCGCTCTCGGCGAAATGTCCGAGAAGCGTATACATCTTGATCACCGCGACACGCTGCTTGTCCTTCGCGCTGATGGCCTTCTTGCCTCCATCTTGCGCATCGGTCAACAACGTGCCGAAGCTATCCACTCCCTGCTCGTAAGCCGCCATATCTACTGACGGGTTCGGATATGCCGGGTTATTCTTCATACCCTTCAGCACAGCATTGAACTGCGTGAGGGCATCCGAATCCGACACATCGTTAAACGCCAGCTTGGCCTTGATCTTGTTGGCAGTCGAATGTGCATTTCTCATGTTTCCTTCCTCCTTTCTTAGATTTGCTAATTCCAGCCGCGCCAATAAAGGTCGAGAGACATGCGGCCGGATTCCCTGTCTCTCACCCTTTGGAACATTGGTACAAAAACGGCCTCAACGAACAGCAATTTCTGCACCTTTCTTCCAAGAGGGTCGGTTATCTGTCATTAATCCTTCTATCTCTTTTTCTATAGGAGAAAGAAAGAAGGAGAGAGAGGCTGAAGAAACAATATGCGAGTGGCCGTCACGGCTGTCAGCCGCGTCACGGTGCGCCGCACGGAGGTGGCTTAGTACTTCACAACCCATTCCGGAGCTTCGGGCTCTAAGGAACCATTCACTTTGACGCCCAGTTCACGAGCCCACCTGTAGCCCCACATCCAGCCGTACTGGATTGCGAGCGTGTCAGGCGTCCTATACGCAGGATCGGAGAGCGCGCCGGTTAGTGAGACGAAGCGATACTTCTTCTCTTCAAAAATCCGTAATACCTGTTCGATGAGGTCCGCATTCAGGCGGTTGACGTGCAGCAGCATGACCTGTGGAATCTCGCGGCCGAATACCTGCCGATGCAATCCGGCATAATAGTCAACTTCCGTCGCAGTGTATTCGAGGTAGGCCCCACGAAGCCGTGCGGCAGATGCCGCGTCCTTATTCGCGAGCATCTTCATATAGGCCGCGTTGAACAGGTAGTCCTCATTATCAATGGTGCATACGGCAAGCGTGTAGCCGCGAGCCGCGAGAAAGGCCGACATCGCGTCGTGCTTTTCCTGTGTGTCACCAGTGTGATTCTCCGGAAACCGGAAATAGCGGGGCCGGTGGCCCAGCGCCTCAATAATGGCGGATTCGCCCCCGATCACTTCCTGTTTGAACTGTTCAACAGTAAGGTCATTGAAGTCCGCATGGGAGAACGTGTGGTTGCCGAGATCGTAGCCTCGGCGGACCCACTCCTTCAACAGTACTGGCCCGCTGAGGGCATGCAATCGCTGTTCAATGAGGAATCCAGTCGCAGGCGCGTTATGCCGACCCAGTGCCTCTAAGATAGCCTGATTGAAAGACGCCACTTCCGCTCGATCCATTGTGCCCGCGGCCGGAAGATCATCAAATGTGAGTGCGACAGTGCGCTGCTGCGCTTCACTGGCAATTGGTAAGAGTATGATGAAGAGGACAATCAGCCGAGACATGGTCTCCATTGTAAACGCTCTCACGTAGCCGTCATTGCGTACAGACCGGATGATCCATCACCCGGCCCCCTCATGACACCCCCTCTTTAGGCTACAGGTTTTGGGGACAGCAGCAATATACGCGCCTGCTGCACGGCGGGCCACGTAGCAGGAGTGCTTTTTACTTCCCACCAGCCTACGGCTGGCGTCACACTCATGGGCAGTATTCCGTGGAGCACAACATGAGATGGATTGCGGCGATACTCGTATTTTTAATGGCTGCCACAGCGGCAGTGGCACAGATACCAGCGGAGCAGAAGCCGAAGTTTGAGGTGGCTTCGATCAAGCCGAATACGTCGGGAATCGGAAGTGTTGCCCTGGACGCCAGCAAGGGAAGGTTTCTGGCGTCGAACATGACCATTAGAACTCTTCTCCGGTACGCATTTGACCGTCAGTTGCCGGAGGACGATCGGGGCAGAGGCTCGGTGCTGTTTTCCAGCAAAGCGGGTATCCAGGTCGTCGGTGGTCCCGGCTGGATCACAAGCGATCGCTTTGATGTGGAAGGAAAACCGTCGGTCGGTGATGTAATCAAGCAGCCGGAGATGCAGTTGATGGTGCAGTCGCTTCTGGACGACCGCTTCCAGCTCAAAGCACATTACGAAAGCCGCGAGGTGCCCGTCTATCATCTTGTCCTTGTAAAAGAGGGCAAGATGAGGCGTTCGGAAGATCAAACTTCCGGTCCAGCGATGAAAAACACACGATCGGCGGTATTCCGTTACGACGAGGCGGTTCAACCATCGCCACCCTGGGCAAACCCGAGGCGGGGCGCACGCCATTGCTTCACATGGTCGGGAATGCCATCCCGATGTCCGCCGTCGTCCAAATGATCCAGGGTTGGGCGGATCGGCCTGTCATTGATCAGACAAATCTGAAGGGGCTCTTTGATGTCGAAGCTCAATTCAGTCCTGCTGCGGTGTCGGCGACTGATGCAGATCCAGCAGGCCCTGCGATTTTCACTGCCATCCAGCAAGACCTTGGCCTGAAGTTGGAATCCGCCAAAGGTTCTGCGGAGATTCTTGTGATTGACTCCGTCCAGCGCCCAACGGAGAACTGAACATGCGCCTCACACGAATCCTGCTTGCAACAGCAATTGCTCTTCTGGCGCTGTGCCTGCAATACGCAGGTGCGCAATCCGCCCGACCGCAGTTCGAGGTGGCTTCGGTGAAAGCGGGCCGAGCGGGTCAGCCATTTAGCGTAGGTCCCGTTGCTGGTAGGTTTTCTGCGACAAGCACGCCGTTGAGAGTTCTGATACAGCGGGCCTACGCGCCGCCCAACGGACGATCACTGCTGCGAAGCCAGATCATTGGTGGACCCGCGTGGATCGACAGCGACATCTTCGATATTGATGCCAAGGCGGAGGGGGACAGCCGACCAACACCAGATCAGATGTGGCAGATGGTTCAGCCGCTCCTGGAAGATAGGTTTCAATTAAAGGTTCACCACGAGATGCGGGACCTGCCTCTCTATTACCTCGTTGTCGCGAAGAGTGGAAAACTGAAGCTGTCTCCGGATCAGACGCCTGTCGATCCTGCTGCGCCACGGATCTACGACCCAGCGGCTTCCGGCCCGCCAAGAGGTGCGTTCAGAATGATCGGCAAACCTTCACCAACGGCGATAACACTAGTCATGACCGGGAACGCAGTCCGCATGGACGCACTGATGAACATGTTGCAGCAATACCTGGACCGCCCGCTGATCGACAGGACAGCACGCTCCAGGCTGTACGATGTCGAGCTTCAATTCGACATAACATCAGGACCTCCGGTAGGCGGTGCAGGTAATGCTCCTGCTGCCCAGGAGCCAGGTATCG
The sequence above is drawn from the Terriglobia bacterium genome and encodes:
- a CDS encoding alpha-E domain-containing protein, giving the protein MGSFMLSRLANCLYWMARYVERAENVARFIDVNTWLSLDLPGGYQEQWSPLISTTGDETLFAEHYERASKRNVIHFLTFDTRNPNSILSSIAAARENARIARQYITLETWEQINRFYFATQAGAQSAASGFEPSQDFFSEVINASHLFLGTLYATMSHNEGWHFSRLGRLIERADKTSRILDTKYYLLLPSLDAIGTPYDDIMWAAVLRSTSAFEMYRKRYQQISPDRIVEFLVLDLEFPRAIHRCVVSAEASLHIISGTPMGTFGNPAEQQLGRLCAEMNYVQVREIISGGLHEFLDDIQIRLNLTGEAIHNAFFALQPVPAMAQNPGGRQA
- a CDS encoding circularly permuted type 2 ATP-grasp protein, with the protein product MLFEGYSTEGFHDEMFDGDGSPRSYARLLFERITSVGDAELRRYQQAAEQALFRMGITFNVYGDQAGTEKIFPFDIIPRIITAGEWSQIDQGLRQRVHALNIFISDIYGEQKILKDGAIPPDLILTAKSFRQACIGLKPPQGAWCHITGTDLVRDKDGKYYVLEDNLRCPSGVSYVLQNREIMKRTFPKIFDHSNVRPVGDYPSHLLKTLQDIAPQGITSPTVALLTPGIYNSAYFEHAFLAKFMGIELVEGRDLVVMNGYVMMRTTKGFERVDVIYRRIDDDFLDPHTFRPDSMLGVAGIMDVYRAGRVALANAPGTGIADDKVVYAYVPKIIKYYLGEDPILPNVPTYVCWDDAERKHVLENLDKFVVKAANESGGYGMLVGPHSTAEQREKFKHAITADPRNYIAQPTLALSRVPVIVDDHFEGRHVDLRPYVLYGTDTFVLPGGLTRVALKKGSLVVNSSQGGGSKDTWVLSC
- a CDS encoding ABC transporter permease — protein: MTAFFRKLANLFSQSRKESELEEELQFHLDEETVENRDGGLSADEARLKARRDFGNDALVKEDARAAWTWPFIEQFLQDIRYAWRTMAANKTFSTLVVLSLALGIGANTAIFSFMDSILLRSLPVSDPASLAEVGWRTHSPQFHGTNRHDSSYINDNGEFINGVFAYPAFEIIRNSSSVFSSVFGFQGSGQLTVAYGGHGALAGGEYVSGEYFRALGVAPAAGRMLFPDDDRDGASPVAVAGFNWARNHFGDPAGLVGQSILIDNKPFTLVGIAPPQFFGVDPQVIPDVYLPMHSNLLLESDNFHPVAGWYADPNNDWINIMARLRPGVRASQAQAAIAPRFAEWQRTKENAGPPDDLPSLLVMDSGGGLDGLKRLYSKPLYILLSLVGLILAIACANIANLLLARAAARKREIAVRLSIGAGRLRVIRQLLTESLLLAGFGGALGVAFAVWGIRFLTMLLANGQEDFTLHAELNWHVLSVVALLSLLSGVVFGLAPAMRLARVDVFPALKKTRTGEVRGRAFGRLGLSRALIVLQITLTLVILIAAGLFLRTLSSLEAIQLGFNRDNVLTFSVNARQAGHNDPEIIDFYDNLRAQLAAIPGVQSAGLSWRSLIGDGTGSIPVQISGGPEPKDCCRILPAGTDFFSTMQIPILLGRAIEDTDRQGRPLVALVNEKFVKDNLAGQNPIGRHISMRFGPDHRDMEIVGVCGDTLYGSVKRAVPPTVFPAYAQGVWGPVQQMVYELRTAGNPLAYADTVRETVRRADNRIPIGRLTTQSARIDQTIGQEVTFSRLCTLFGLLALTIAAVGLYGSMSYNVARRTNEIGIRMALGAQRQRVVWMIVREVLLLAAIGLAISIPASLAGSRIVRSFLFGIQPNDPLALAGAVVTLVAAVLLAGYLPARNAARIDPMTALRHE
- a CDS encoding PadR family transcriptional regulator, producing the protein MTKDTPRVDLLQGTLELLILRTLLPGPNHGHAIAKHIQRTSEDMLQVESGSLYPALHRLEAKGWISASWELSEKGKRARYYKLTARGRKELAAEQSKWESLVRAMRLVLDPAD
- a CDS encoding PIN domain-containing protein, whose translation is MTFTFDTGMLVALERRKQRPMQIFRHIVRRGFLPVVPAVVYTEWWRGKTDVREELLAAVMVEDMPPTLCRAAGEALGRVKGSTLADAVVMASAALRGGGVVYTADTADLERLSRHFPTVVVVGI
- a CDS encoding fibronectin type III domain-containing protein, yielding MRNAHSTANKIKAKLAFNDVSDSDALTQFNAVLKGMKNNPAYPNPSVDMAAYEQGVDSFGTLLTDAQDGGKKAISAKDKQRVAVIKMYTLLGHFAESACNDDAAIFNTSGFIAVVRTKTAPQPLADSSFQWIDRGPNSGEIAVKIAALSGAIAYELRYALVANGGAPGPWTTLTLISPRKLILTGLTPAGTYQFQVHALGKLGFNDWSTPTTFICA
- a CDS encoding polysaccharide deacetylase family protein; translation: MSRLIVLFIILLPIASEAQQRTVALTFDDLPAAGTMDRAEVASFNQAILEALGRHNAPATGFLIEQRLHALSGPVLLKEWVRRGYDLGNHTFSHADFNDLTVEQFKQEVIGGESAIIEALGHRPRYFRFPENHTGDTQEKHDAMSAFLAARGYTLAVCTIDNEDYLFNAAYMKMLANKDAASAARLRGAYLEYTATEVDYYAGLHRQVFGREIPQVMLLHVNRLNADLIEQVLRIFEEKKYRFVSLTGALSDPAYRTPDTLAIQYGWMWGYRWARELGVKVNGSLEPEAPEWVVKY
- a CDS encoding TIGR03435 family protein; its protein translation is MRWIAAILVFLMAATAAVAQIPAEQKPKFEVASIKPNTSGIGSVALDASKGRFLASNMTIRTLLRYAFDRQLPEDDRGRGSVLFSSKAGIQVVGGPGWITSDRFDVEGKPSVGDVIKQPEMQLMVQSLLDDRFQLKAHYESREVPVYHLVLVKEGKMRRSEDQTSGPAMKNTRSAVFRYDEAVQPSPPWANPRRGARHCFTWSGMPSRCPPSSK
- a CDS encoding TIGR03435 family protein; translated protein: MRLTRILLATAIALLALCLQYAGAQSARPQFEVASVKAGRAGQPFSVGPVAGRFSATSTPLRVLIQRAYAPPNGRSLLRSQIIGGPAWIDSDIFDIDAKAEGDSRPTPDQMWQMVQPLLEDRFQLKVHHEMRDLPLYYLVVAKSGKLKLSPDQTPVDPAAPRIYDPAASGPPRGAFRMIGKPSPTAITLVMTGNAVRMDALMNMLQQYLDRPLIDRTARSRLYDVELQFDITSGPPVGGAGNAPAAQEPGIGSIFTAVQEQLGLKLESAKGPVDVLVIDGVSKPTEN